A portion of the Corynebacterium ammoniagenes DSM 20306 genome contains these proteins:
- a CDS encoding GNAT family N-acetyltransferase produces MDLSSVNDTQLRVRLAQEEDRTYLLRLLYLTSVFGDESQVLPDSHIPDVERYVDDWSPLVDGGVIAMSDFHVPAGGAWLRYYTGDNKGAAYMGPQTPGADPHDESLWATEFDPESIPELCIAVERRYAGQGLGEILLNNVVDLAREQDAPAIALWVDADNPRARKLYEKAGFTDIAIPNAEPGAMIKYF; encoded by the coding sequence ATGGATCTTAGCTCAGTAAATGACACACAACTTCGTGTCCGGCTTGCCCAAGAAGAAGACCGCACCTATCTGCTGCGTCTTTTGTATCTCACCTCAGTATTTGGAGATGAGTCTCAAGTGCTTCCGGACTCGCATATTCCCGATGTCGAGCGTTACGTGGATGATTGGTCCCCGCTGGTCGATGGCGGTGTCATTGCCATGTCAGATTTCCATGTACCGGCCGGTGGCGCGTGGCTGCGCTATTACACTGGTGACAATAAAGGCGCTGCCTACATGGGGCCGCAAACCCCTGGTGCCGACCCGCATGATGAAAGCCTGTGGGCTACGGAGTTCGACCCGGAATCCATCCCGGAGCTGTGCATCGCGGTGGAACGTCGCTATGCTGGCCAGGGTTTGGGCGAGATTCTGCTCAATAACGTAGTGGACCTTGCCCGCGAGCAAGATGCCCCAGCGATTGCGCTGTGGGTGGATGCAGACAACCCACGTGCGCGAAAGCTATACGAAAAGGCAGGGTTTACCGACATCGCCATTCCGAATGCTGAACCTGGTGCGATGATCAAGTACTTCTAG